GGCTAAAGCTCCAAGTGCAATTGCATCATTTCCGATCATAAACATTCGTTTTTTTCCATCAGCTTCCGCTAATTGGAACGTTTTATCGTCACCGATAAGCTCCTTCATCGTTTCAAAACCTTTTTTAATGGCTTCCATATTTTTTTGAACCACTTGATCGCCTTTTCGTCCAAAAATTTCTTGAACGACATCTTTAAAATGATCAATTTTTAAATTTAATACTGCACATGTAGCTCCGATTGCGACCATGTTTTTCATTAACGATGTGCCGAGTTCAGTTGCAATCTCGGTAAATGGAACGGAAAATAATCGTACGTTTGTGTCCTCCGGTTTTTCTGGGTTAAACTTGGCATCTGCTATAATGATCCCTTTATCGTGCAATTCTTTATAGTTCACATCAATCGTTTCTTGATCAAAGGCCACTAATATATCTAAATCGTCAGCAATCGCCCGAACAGGTTTTGTACTTACACGAATTTTATTATTCGTATGTCCCCCTTTAATACGGGACGAGAAGTGACGATAACCATATAAGTAATATCCTAAGCGATTTAAAGCAAGGGAAAAAATCTCGCCGGTACTTTCAATTCCTTCACCTTGCTGCCCGCCAACTTTCCATGAAAGCTGTTGTTGCATCGTACGACACCCTTTCTTCTAAACAAAAACTCTATGACATAGTTTATCATTTTTCTCTATAAATCTCTAGAAAATAAAAAAATAGAGGTGTATAAATTTACAGAAAATTATTCCAAATTCATATTTAACCTTCATAAATTCGGGCTTTTAAGATTTAATTAAAATACATTTGCGCGTATAAAAATAAAGTTATACACCTAAACCTTCGACTGGAAATCGGTCAACAAAGTTTTGATATAAAAATTTCACCACTTGACTTTCAGAATAATACTTTTGCAATTGGTTTATCAATTGGTCATAATAACGATACGATTCTAAGCCTAAAGTCGGAGAATCGATGCCATCAAAGTCCGACCCAAAACCGAGATGATTTTCTCCTCCAAGCGAACAAATATACTCTACATGTCTTAACACATCATCAATCGTTGCTCTTCCATCTGTTCGTAAAAAATAAGGAACAAACGTTACACCAATGACACCATCTGCTTCGATAAGAGCACGAATTTGCCTGTCTTTTAAATTCCGAGGATGTGGTGTGATGCTTGCACAATTGGAATGGGTGGCCACTGGATGCTTGGCGATTTCGATGACATCCCAAAATGCTCGTTCACATAAATGAGAAACATCTGTCCATATGTTCCACTGATTCATAACATCTAACACTTGTCGGCCGAATGACGTTAGTCCTGCCCCTCGGGGTTCTAATGCTCCATCTGCCACTGCATTGGCCCAGTTCCAGGTTAATCCAACCGAACGAACCCCAAGCCGGAAGAGTGTGGTTAATTTTAGGAGGTCCTCTTCAATCGGTTCGCACCCTTCAAGCGTTAAAATGGCTCCTATTTCATGATCCTGTAACGATTCGATATCACCTTTTGATCGAACAAGTTTCAAGTTTGGGCACGGCCGTAACACTTTTTCATAAAAATCATCCACCATTTGTAACGCGATTTGAAATCGGTCATGTGGATGAACATCATGGGGAACGAATATAGCAAAACATTGGACTTTTGCCCCCGCTTCTACAAGCTGAGGATAGGTGACATGCATCTGCTCTCCTTGGTGAAATTGATAGGTTGGATCTTTGTACATTTGAAAAAGTACATCACAATGGGCGTCAAAAATTGGGTATGTTTGTGTAGTCATCCTTTTCCCCTCTTCCCAGTTCAATCAATTTGCTCTATTTTTTTACTTTCTAAGTTTTTGTAACCATTCATCAACATGGCTATATTCCTTTTGAAATACATATATCAACTAGTACAAAAAATACCTTAAAAAATGCCTGTTTGCATTCCGCAAACAGGCACCTGTCAGGGGTAACCTACCGCGGTTCCACGATCAATTTAATAGCGGTACGTTCTTCCCCTTCAATTTGAATATCAGTAAAAGCAGGAATACAAATTAAATCTACACCACTTGGAGCTACAAAACCTCTCGCAATGGCTACCGCTTTAACCGCTTGATTGAGGGCACCAGCTCCAATCGCTTGAATCTCAGCAGCTCCCCTTTCACGAAGAACACCGGCAAGTGCACCAGCTACAGAATTCGGATTAGATTTTGCTGAAACTTTTAA
This sequence is a window from Bacillus sp. (in: firmicutes). Protein-coding genes within it:
- a CDS encoding dipeptidase, giving the protein MTTQTYPIFDAHCDVLFQMYKDPTYQFHQGEQMHVTYPQLVEAGAKVQCFAIFVPHDVHPHDRFQIALQMVDDFYEKVLRPCPNLKLVRSKGDIESLQDHEIGAILTLEGCEPIEEDLLKLTTLFRLGVRSVGLTWNWANAVADGALEPRGAGLTSFGRQVLDVMNQWNIWTDVSHLCERAFWDVIEIAKHPVATHSNCASITPHPRNLKDRQIRALIEADGVIGVTFVPYFLRTDGRATIDDVLRHVEYICSLGGENHLGFGSDFDGIDSPTLGLESYRYYDQLINQLQKYYSESQVVKFLYQNFVDRFPVEGLGV
- the spoVS gene encoding stage V sporulation protein SpoVS encodes the protein MEILKVSAKSNPNSVAGALAGVLRERGAAEIQAIGAGALNQAVKAVAIARGFVAPSGVDLICIPAFTDIQIEGEERTAIKLIVEPR